TACTTCAAGCAATCAACATCATAAGGGCAGCAAGAATAGTGGTGGTTCAGGGACTTAGAGGAAGGGAGAATGTGAAGTTATTATTTACTGAGTATAGAGTTTCATTTTTAGAAGATGAAAAGAGTTATGGGGATGGATGACAGCAGTGATGGTTGCTGAACATCGTggatgtgaatgtatttaatactgCAAAAtcgtacacttaaaatggttaagatggtaaagggcatatgtattttaccacaaaaaagggaaacaaaactaGTAATTACATAGAATTTGAGGATGAAAACTTAGAAGTATGTATTAAGACTATTATCTTTCAGTGCACAACAAATTACCctaaaacttagtgacttaaaataacatttattatccCATGGTTCAAGCAGCCTAGCCAGGTCCTTCTTCCTCAAAGACTCTCATAAGGCTTCAGTTAGATGCTGTCAAACTGCAGTCATCTAGAGGCTTAAACACTGGAGAATCTGCCtccaagatggctcactcacATCACTGTTGCAACAGAAAGCCTCTGAGCTCTTCACCATGTGGGCCTCTCCACTGGGCTGTTAAATGTTCTCTTAACATGACAGTTGCTTTCTCCAGATGAGTGATCCAAAACAGCAAGGCAGAAGCCAAAATGTCTTTTATGACTTCGAAGTCACACAATGTCATTTGGTCAATGTGAAAGGTAACGAAGAGCCAACAATCTTTGGGGGCAATTTGGAGGATGGCGACCACGGAGAACTTCAAACAGacaattataaaacactgatgagaaaatttaaagaagaccTAAGTAATGCTTTAGTCTATGTTTATGGACTGGAAGACTCATTACTGTAAAAAAATGTCGATTTTCCtcaaatttatttatagatttaatgcaatcccaatcaaaatcccagcaggctttTTGGTGGAACCTGGCAGttggttttaaaatttgtatgcGAACATGGGGCACTGCGGTAGTTAAGTTGGTTGAAtaatccgccttcagctcagatcatggtacTGTGGTCCCGGAattgagtcccgagtcaggctctatgctcagcaatGATTCTAATCCTCGCCCCCCAactcatgccttctctctctccaataaagaaataaaatcttaaaaaaaaattttttttgtatagaAACAGTTACACCAATAATATCCAAGACCAATTTTGAAGAACAGTCATCAAAGTACCCAGTGGTTGGCAAATTAGGTTGCTTGggtttttttctataataaacttattttacttacttttaatgatatgtatttattaaatgttggAACAATctcaaatttacagaaaagttacaagtACAATACAGAAAGTTTGTCTCTGAGCCATTTAAGAGTAAGTTGCtaggatgcctggtggctcagttgagtaagggtccaactcctgatttcagcttaggttatgcatgatctcagggttgtgagactgaggtgtacgtctggctctgtgctgggcactgaacCTGCTtaatgctccttctctcttcttctccctctgcccctcccttgctctctctcaagggggaaaaaaaaaagaagaataagttGCTGATATGATGCTTCATCTCACCCGAACACTTCTGAGTTTATTTCCAACAAACAAGGACAATCTCCTACAAACCAAAACACAGTCATCACCCCTGGGTTATGAATGTCAACAAAGTCCTATCACAGAATCCTCAGACCCTATCCAAGGTTCTGCACTGGCTTAGAATCTGATGTTGCGTTGAGTTATTCCATCTCTTTGGCCTCCTTCGGTCTGGAACAATTCTTCATACTTTGACTTTCGTGAACTCAACAATTTTTGAAGATTACTAACCAATTATTTTATAGATTGTCTCTTAATTGAGTTTTGTCTGATGATTAGATTCCGGTTATGCGTGTTCCACAGGAACACCACAAAAGTGATGATGCTGTTTCTTCTGTCTGCACTTATGCCACTCCCATCTGTTTATGTGTCGACCATGGCTGCTTTTTATTACAGCAGCTGAGGTGAGTGGTtttaacagagaccatatggcctacAAAGTGTACACTGGATATTTTGGCCCTATTTTTGCTGACTCCCACTCTAGTGACCAAAAAGACTttttataaaactacagtaattaagacCTGTGATATTAGTGAATGGATACACCAAGAGCTGGCAAATTTTTACTGTTATGAATGTAAATGTacccattttaaaagataatctcACCCAAACAGCAActtgaaaattaatttctaacCTGTGTAAATCTACAGAtacactggattttgaagacatttattacaaatatacacaaaaaaggaaacacattttgaTGAATTTGCAAGAACTGACTGacatcagagaaaacagaaatcagcatgacaaatttcattaaaaatctgTCCTTATTTATTAGATAAAATTAAGAACTGAGAATTATCACTAAGCCAACACAATCAACAACATCATTCTCCCATTTCTGATCTATATCTTCATAAGGCATATGTTTCAAATGTGATAagcattaaaacaaatataaaacagacTGCACTCAAAACCAAGCCTTTGAATCATTTGAAAGCCTTTGAAAACCAAAACATTTCATGAAGTGTTACCTTTCACTAGAATGAAGACCATGGTAAGCAGAGACAGTCTTTTTAGTATATATTATGGTCTACTGTATCCCCCAGCATCTATAAGACGGCCTGAATAAtacttgttttttactttttttttttttcctcagctttattgaggtaaaatagACAAATTTCTATTTGGAGAAACTGTATACCACAAgatgatttaatatacatttatctGGGGTAATCCGAACGCGGAGGAAAGGCTTGGGGGGTTCAGGGGCAACTAGCAGACAAAATGAAGGTGAAGATGCTGAGCCGGAACCCGGACAACTATGTCCGCGAAACCAAACTGGACTTACAAAGAGTTCCAAGAAACTATGATCCTACCTTACATCCTTTTGAGGTCCCGCGAGAATATGTAAGAGCTTTAAATGCTACCAAACTGGAACAGGTATTTGCAAAACCATTCCTTGCTTCTCTGGATGGTCACCGAGATGGAGTCAATTGCATGGCAAAGCATCCAAAGAGCCTGGCTACTGTCCTTTCTGGGGCATGTGATGGAGAGGTTAGAATTTGGAACTTGACTAAACGGAAATGTATCCGTACAATACAAACCCATGAAGGTTTTGTACGAGGAATATGTACTCGCTTTTGTGGGACTTCTTTTTTTACTGTTGGCGATGACAAAACTGTGAAGCAATGGAAAGTGGATGGACCGGGTTACggagaagaggaagaaccatTACATACAATATTAGGAAAGACAGTGTATACAGGAATTGATCATCACTGGAAAGAAGCTGTTTTTGCCACATGTGGACAGCAAGTAGACATTTGGGATGAACAAAGAACAAGTCCTATCTGTTCAATGACCTGGGGATTCAACAGCATAAGTAGTGTTAAATTTAACCCAATTGAGACATTTCTCTTGGGAAGTTGTGCTTCTGACAGGAATATAGTACTATATGATATGAGGCAAGCTACTCCTCTGAAAAAGGTCATCTTAGATATGAGAACAAATACAATTTGTTGGAATCCTATGGAAGCTTTCGTTTTTACTGCAGCAAATGAAGATTACAACTTGTATACATTTGATATGCGTGCGCTGGACACTCCTGTAATGGTACATACGGATCACGTGTCTGCGGTGCTTGATGTGGATTATTCTCCCACTGGGAAAGAGTTTGTGTCTGCTAGTTTTGATAAATCTATTCGTATCTTTCCTGTGGACACAAGTAGAAGCAGGGAAGTCTATCACACAAAGAGAATGCAACATGTTATCTGTGTAAAATGGACTTCTGACAGCAAATATATTATGTGTGGATCTGATGAAATGAACATCCGTCTGTGGAAAGCTAATGCTTCTGAAAAATTGGGTGTGCTTACATCACGAGAAAAAGCAGCCAAAGATTATAACCAGAAGTTGAAGGAGAAATTTCAACATCATCCTCATATAAAACGCATTGCTCGTCACCGACATCTACCAAAATCTATCTACAGCCAGATCCAGGAACAGCGGATCATGAAGGAAGCTCGCCGACGAAAGGAGGTGAATCGTCTCAAACATAGCAAGCCTGGATCTGTGGCAATTGtgtcagagaagaagaaacacgTAGTGGCAGTTGTGAAATAATACTTGGTATTCCTACCTATCCTGAtgtataattatttgttatattttgatGTGCAGACTGTACAAATAAAATACTGGTTCTAGAATAATGACAAACAGCTCAGTTACATGTGTAGAACTGAAAAACAGTACCCCTGAAAAACTGTCCTGAAAGATGGTCTGGTTGGTAAGACTATCCAACATTTTATCCTTGATCTGCTTACTTATTTCATTGAAGAATACAGTATTGCCAACATGTTTATTACTGCTAGAAATTGCAGATACACTTTGATCTATTATTGTAGATATACTGTACATTTGAATTTACATTTATGACCAAACATCTCTTTTGTTACCTTTAGTATTACTTTGGGTAATTATTGCAATGATTCTTCCAGTGATTACATATAATGTGTGGAAGAATTATGTCAAAactttctttaattcatttaattttctgtgctttatttgTATTTGGCTCTTTGAGACTTTAAAGATAATCAGGTTgcatttatataacttttataaataacCATTATAATTTATGGTCAAGTTAAgataataaaacatctttttctcagtgttgtaaatatatatatatatatatacatttatctgtTGTATGAATGAACCAAGACTTGTAAAAGTTATAATAAAGCACATCAGACTGTAGTGTTTTCACTAAATAATGTTTTAGTGCCAACAAAAAATTTTAtactactaaaattttaaaatttaaaatagcttaTATAACCTCCCattattttacaatttatattCTTTGATTTATCATGTATAACTGCACAGCAGTATACATGTgtgatttaaaagtaaatatacacATGGGAGTTTCTAGAATTCTGTAGTGATGGAACATATGATCAAAAAGAGATCACTCCCCTGTAGCAGAGGAACCAAAAGCCTAACTAGTTAACAACGAGGAAAGAATTAAATTGAGAGTATATATTCAGAGACTTAAAAAACTTAAGAGTAATTTTATGTCTATTCAATCTAACTTTTGGaatggatttattttgtttttaaatttcatttttctgataattAATTTGTATTGTGTTGTATTTTACAAACTTCCCAGTCTGATatatattgaaaattttaaaaacagttctcCACCAAAGGTAATTTCAGAAGCACTGCTATAGAGAATGatcaaaacacaaatctgatcatAATGCTTCCTAAATTTATTTGATGGCTCCCCAAGGGCCTGAGATGACAGGCTTGATGATCTGTCTACAaccctcagggcctttgcactttctcctcctttcccctcaaGAATACACCACACTCACTCTAAATTCATGGCATGAATTTGATTTCCTAGTCCTGAACCCTCACTGTCCAATTCAGCCAGACCCTGACTTCTTATACCAAATTCCTACTCATCCTCCTGGTGGTCATTTCCAGAAAACTCTCCTTGTTCCTTAAGCCTAGGTTGAGTGCTTGTCCTTTTATGCGtccagcacagtacctggcacacaacaggtgctttttttttttttattttttaaagatttatttatttatttgacagagagatcacaagtaggcagagaggcagacagagagagagagagagagagggaagcagactccctgccgagcagagagcccgatgcggggcttgatcccaggaccctgggatcatgaccagagctgaaggcagaggctttaacccactgagccacccaggcgccccccaacagGTGCTTATtaattcaagaaacattttattaaacaaaatctATGTTCATGTCACCACACATGCTGTTTCCCCCAAAGTGTTCTATACTTCTCTTAAAAACATTTCATACTACTGACAAATAAATGCATATCTATCAGCttcaaatattaaagaataaacaaaacaaatgataatttctaaagggaaaaaaagccctCAACTACTATCAATCTTCCCTTTCTTGTTTCCATTTATGAAACGTTATTGGCAACATGTCCAAGTTTTGGAATGAAGAAAACACACATTATTAACAACTTTCATCTCAAAATTACTTTCATATGACTGCTTTAAAAGGGAATCCTTCctgggatgcctgcatggcttaaatggttaagtgtccgactcttgatttaagttcaggtcgcgatctcagggtcctgagatccagccctacgTAGGGCTCTGCccaggcatggagtctgcttaagattctctctctccataaacGAAAAAGgttgggatcaggagggagacaaaccataagagactcttaatctcacaaaacactgAGGGTTgcggagaggatggtggggttatggacattggggaaggtatgtgctatgaagtatgtaaacctggcaattcacagacctgtacacctggggctaataatacatttatatggtaataaaaaaataaaaaattctctctctcctgtccctaCCAACCCCCGACCCACTCCCACGAGTGCACGCACTCTTGAGCTCTctccccaagaaaacaaaaacaataaacggAATGCTTCTTTCTAAACCCTTCTGCCCTAAAACAGAGGTTTACCGATTAACctagcaaaaataaactacaaaaagtAAACCTGCTGCTCTTTACCCTTGGCCCAAATACTTCAATGtcagtgaaaatattttacactGACAGTAAGTGAAAAAATGAGTCCTGAGTTCTGAACCCAAATGATGTTATAATTACAGTCTCGGTACTTTAAGCCAAAGAGCACTTCACACTTTTAAGGAAAATCACTGGAAAGTCTGAATGTATACTACTTCTTCATCTATCAACATAAAGAAACAGCACAAAGTAATTCATAAGCAAAGGTTGGGTTTCCCACATTTTTCAGAAGTCAGTCAGGTAATTATATACATTCTATAATTCTATATTGCATTACAAATTGTTCTTAGTGTGAAGTTACTAAAACTTCACAAAGCACAGATAAGATTACTACTTTATAATCGTCAATGGTAGCAATGCTCTGACAAGATTACTGCTAGGTTTTGAGCAACcaaaaaaaactccccaaaaaacaaaaaacccaacaacaacaacaacaacaacaaaccccaaaAACAAGACCCCATCAATATTCTGGCACTAtacacttttatcttttttgattGAAAAAGAAGGTGTCAATATGTACATCAAAGACTTAAAGATGTAATAATATTAGAGACAGTTGAAACTTATAAGAATAAAGGGCAATTGACTACTTCTATTGGAAGtttggaagaaaaggagaggaagggtaAAATCTAAAGTATTTCTGGAGTAATACAATCTTAAACTTTTACTTTCCAATCCAAAAGAAAGCAACTGCTAATTAGGTAATTTTAAAAGTACTCACATACATTTTTCTATGGAAAGTTAAGTTGTTTTGCTTAACAGCATTCTCTAAATATTTATCAACTGATGGCAGGGAAAGTGGACCAGAATGTGCCGGCACACAAAGGGAAGACAAATTGTAACAAACTGTTAACACATCAAAGATGGGAGAACCTTGGTAATTCAGCCAATGTTACAGGAAATGACAAATTCTAACTGTATAGGTCATCGCCCACATCAATCAACAAGTAAAcagcttattttacttagtgctTAACATACATTATCATTATGGGACTTTAGTAAAGATCTGATAATCGATGAGAAACAAGCGATTTAGCCACCAGCAGTATCCAGGAAGGACAGTATCTAATTTTTGAGGTGCACTCAAAAAAGATTTGGAGTTCCTAATCGTATGTCTCACAAATTCCTCAACTTAactgaatagtttttaaaaaattccttgatAACCCGGAATCATAACGAGCCACTATTCTTCTGTTCTCAGAAGCTCTTCTGAATCTGGGGCAGGTTTCCCTGGATGCAGTAGCCCTAGACTATGGAACTCTGAATTCTCCTAAGTTGTGTTTTAGCTTTCTGCCTACTGCCCTCCCTTCATAGTTGTCCCTCACTGATCACTACTGCCTACGTGCTTGCCTGATTCTTATAGCCTTTAACATTTCCTTATCTTCTGCCCCATCTGGCTGAATCTGGacaattaaatggaaataatgaatcTGATATTGTTTAGGATCAGGGCCTGGCCATAGAAGGAAATCTACAAATTCtagtc
This genomic stretch from Mustela erminea isolate mMusErm1 chromosome 11, mMusErm1.Pri, whole genome shotgun sequence harbors:
- the LOC116568670 gene encoding DDB1- and CUL4-associated factor 13-like gives rise to the protein MKVKMLSRNPDNYVRETKLDLQRVPRNYDPTLHPFEVPREYVRALNATKLEQVFAKPFLASLDGHRDGVNCMAKHPKSLATVLSGACDGEVRIWNLTKRKCIRTIQTHEGFVRGICTRFCGTSFFTVGDDKTVKQWKVDGPGYGEEEEPLHTILGKTVYTGIDHHWKEAVFATCGQQVDIWDEQRTSPICSMTWGFNSISSVKFNPIETFLLGSCASDRNIVLYDMRQATPLKKVILDMRTNTICWNPMEAFVFTAANEDYNLYTFDMRALDTPVMVHTDHVSAVLDVDYSPTGKEFVSASFDKSIRIFPVDTSRSREVYHTKRMQHVICVKWTSDSKYIMCGSDEMNIRLWKANASEKLGVLTSREKAAKDYNQKLKEKFQHHPHIKRIARHRHLPKSIYSQIQEQRIMKEARRRKEVNRLKHSKPGSVAIVSEKKKHVVAVVK